From Medicago truncatula cultivar Jemalong A17 chromosome 7, MtrunA17r5.0-ANR, whole genome shotgun sequence, a single genomic window includes:
- the LOC25499424 gene encoding uncharacterized protein isoform X2 translates to MDMIIPGKIRKRGCSSSASSSSSVINHNYRFKRAILVGKRGGGSTTPVPTWKLLSSRSPASAMRILESPRYPPPPSQSGSKSKQAPVSARKLAATLWEMNEIPSPSVKEMSDHVKMKKEVKAKDRVSTARSIRSGSLPPHLSDPSHSPPSERMDRSGIGNRHRRTPSNSHRLRLTEQHHHIETRSRAQTPASSTVGVKPRLKDVSNALTTSKELLKIINRMWGHEDHPSSSMSLISALHTELERARLQVNQLIHEQRSDQNEINYLMKCFAEEKASWKTKEREIVEAAIESVAGELDVERKLRRRLESLNKKLGRELAETKASLLKVVKELETEKREREIIEKVCDELARDVDEDKTEIDKQRRVSTKACHEVEKEKEMMQLTDMLREERAQKKLSEAKYQHEEKNAAVDMLRNQLEAFLGSKQVREKGRSSTHLNDEEISAYLSRSRLVSHHTEYKEDDGEVDNGVECQEESGESDLHSIELNMDSNNKNYKWTYPSESRFDTRKYPIEEEIKGRRSISGRASRISTSLQRSISDGVEWGNQGDEKLQNSGDGIDWESFYELEKQAQGKSYGDEIQQSYKSVKGLKDQILAGSRLASSKGYASPTRQFSQPWPSRDPINSFQERHATMQGNGQKSRLGEARGEAHNLIRKSKR, encoded by the exons atggACATGATAATTCCTGGTAAAATACGGAAACGAGGATGTTCATCATCAGCATCATCATCTTCCTCAGTAATTAACCACAACTACAGATTCAAACGTGCTATTCTTGTAGGTAAAAGGGGAGGCGGATCCACTACACCTGTACCTACTTGGAAGCTGTTAAGCTCGCGATCTCCAGCGTCGGCGATGCGGATACTTGAATCACCGAGATATCCACCCCCACCGTCGCAATCGGGGAGTAAATCGAAGCAAGCTCCGGTATCGGCGAGGAAACTAGCGGCGACGCTTTGGGAAATGAATGAGATTCCTTCGCCTAGTGTTAAGGAAATGAGTGATcatgtgaaaatgaaaaaagaggTTAAAGCAAAAGATAGGGTTTCAACTGCTAGGTCTATTCGTTCTGGTTCTTTGCCTCCTCATTTGTCTGATCCTTCACATAGCCCTCCATCAGAg agaatGGATCGATCTGGAATTGGTAATCGACATAGAAGAACACCCAGCAATTCACACAGGTTGAGGCTAACAGAACAACATCACCAT ATTGAAACCAGATCTCGAGCACAGACCCCTGCTTCATCTACTGTGGGAGTTAAACCGCGTTTGAAAGATGTCAGTAATGCATTGACAACATCAAAAGAGCTACTTAAAATTATAAACCGCATGTGGGGTCATGAAGACCACCCTTCTTCTAGTATGTCCCTTATATCAGCTCTCCATACTGAGCTGGAGAGGGCTCGCCTACAGGTCAATCAGCTTATCCACGAACAACGTTCAGATCAGAATGAGATAAACTATTTGATGAAGTGTTTTGCCGAAGAAAAGGCTTCTTGGAAAACAAAGGAGCGAGAAATTGTTGAGGCTGCAATTGAATCTGTTGCAGGAGAACTTGATGTAGAGCGGAAGCTAAGGAGACGGTTGGAAAGCTTGAACAAGAAGCTTGGGAGAGAACTGGCTGAGACGAAAGCATCCCTTCTTAAGGTGGTGAAAGAACTTGAAActgagaagagagagagagaaattattgaaaaagtaTGTGATGAGTTAGCAAGAGATGTTGACGAGGATAAAACCGAGATAGATAAACAAAGGAGAGTGTCAACAAAAGCTTGCCACGAGGtagagaaagaaaaggaaatgatGCAGTTAACCGATATGTTACGCGAGGAGAGAGCTCAAAAGAAACTCTCCGAAGCAAAATATCAACATGAGGAAAAGAATGCTGCTGTTGATATGCTCAGGAATCAGCTTGAAGCTTTTCTAGGCAGCAAACAAGTAAGAGAAAAAGGACGTAGTTCCACGCACTTGAACGACGAAGAAATTTCTGCATATCTGAGCAGAAGCAGATTAGTCTCCCATCATACTGAATATAAAGAAGATGATGGAGAGGTTGACAATGGTGTAGAGTGTCAAGAGGAATCCGGTGAAAGTGACCTGCATTCTATAGAGTTAAATATGgacagcaacaacaaaaactatAAGTGGACCTACCCTTCTGAAAGCAGATTTGATACAAGAAAATATCCAATTGAGGAAGAAATAAAAGGTAGGAGGTCTATCTCTGGAAGAGCTTCAAGGATAAGCACATCTCTGCAGAGGAGTATATCAGATGGAGTGGAATGGGGGAACCAAGGTGATGAGAAGCTCCAAAATTCAGGAGATGGAATAGACTGGGAAAGCTTTTATGAACTGGAGAAACAAGCTCAAGGAAAAAGTTACGGCGATGAAATACAACAAAGTTATAAATCAGTGAAAGGTTTAAAGGATCAAATATTAGCTGGTTCCAGGCTTGCATCTTCTAAAGGTTATGCTAGTCCAACCAGACAATTTTCACAACCTTGGCCGTCACGAGATCCCATAAATAGCTTCCAAGAGAGACATGCTACAATGCAGGGAAATGGTCAAAAATCAAGGTTAGGGGAAGCCAGGGGCGAGGCTCATAATTTAATAAGGAAGTCTAAAAGgtga
- the LOC25499423 gene encoding lysosomal Pro-X carboxypeptidase → MKYPHVAIGALASSAPILQFLDLVSPYTFTNIVTQDYKSESENCYKVIKGSWKEIDDTANTPGGIEQLQKSFRLCNNNISAGDLKNWLQTALMYTAMTDYPTPSNFVTPLPAYPVKKMCEAIDSKSSGNETFTKLYAAANIFYNYSGSVICFDISNDSGGWDWQSCTEMIMPLGGNNEESIFPAHKWELEETLSYCKQTYHIDPRPHWITTEFGGHDIGRVLKRYGSNIIFFNGLRDPWSGGGVLKNISKTLIAIVAKEGAHHVDLRFSTKEDPEWLKDVRKQEVKIITSWISQYYQDLLQG, encoded by the exons ATGAAGTATCCGCACGTTGCCATTGGAGCTTTGGCATCTTCTGCTCCAATCCTTCAATTTCTGGATTTAGTTTCACCATACACCTTCACTAACATTGTCACTCAAGACTACAAG agTGAGAGTGAGAATTGTTACAAAGTGATTAAAGGGTCTTGGAAAGAAATAGATGACACAGCCAATACACCAGGAGGAATAGAACAGCTACAGAAATCGTTCAGATTGTGCAA CAATAATATAAGTGCAGGTGATCTGAAAAATTGGCTTCAAACGGCTTTAATGTACACGGCAATGACAGATTATCCAACACCATCCAATTTCGTGACTCCATTGCCAGCTTATCCAGTAAAAAAG ATGTGCGAAGCGATTGATAGCAAATCCTCTGGAAACGAAACATTCACCAAACTGTATGCTGCAGCCAATATCTTCTACAACTATAGTGGAAGTGTCATATGTTTTGATATTAGTAATGATTCAGGGGGATGGGATTGGCAG TCATGTACGGAAATGATAATGCCCCTTGGTGGGAACAATGAGGAGAGCATATTTCCAGCTCACAAGTGGGAGTTAGAAGAGACACTCTCTTACTGCAAACAGACCTATCACATAGATCCAAGACCCCATTGGATTACTACTGAGTTTGGTGGTCAT GATATCGGGAGAGTTCTGAAAAGATATGGGAGCAACATTATCTTCTTCAATGGTTTAAGAGACCCTTGGAGTGGTGGAGG GGTATTGAAGAATATATCAAAAACTTTAATTGCCATAGTTGCAAAAGAAG GAGCTCATCATGTAGACCTGAGGTTCTCAACAAAGGAAGATCCAGAATGGCTAAAGGATGTAAGGAAACAAGAAGTAAAGATCATAACAAGTTGGATCTCGCAATATTATCAAGACCTACTACAAGGATGA
- the LOC25499424 gene encoding uncharacterized protein isoform X1, producing the protein MDMIIPGKIRKRGCSSSASSSSSVINHNYRFKRAILVGKRGGGSTTPVPTWKLLSSRSPASAMRILESPRYPPPPSQSGSKSKQAPVSARKLAATLWEMNEIPSPSVKEMSDHVKMKKEVKAKDRVSTARSIRSGSLPPHLSDPSHSPPSERMDRSGIGNRHRRTPSNSHRLRLTEQHHHVGPLDSFSNASFMEIETRSRAQTPASSTVGVKPRLKDVSNALTTSKELLKIINRMWGHEDHPSSSMSLISALHTELERARLQVNQLIHEQRSDQNEINYLMKCFAEEKASWKTKEREIVEAAIESVAGELDVERKLRRRLESLNKKLGRELAETKASLLKVVKELETEKREREIIEKVCDELARDVDEDKTEIDKQRRVSTKACHEVEKEKEMMQLTDMLREERAQKKLSEAKYQHEEKNAAVDMLRNQLEAFLGSKQVREKGRSSTHLNDEEISAYLSRSRLVSHHTEYKEDDGEVDNGVECQEESGESDLHSIELNMDSNNKNYKWTYPSESRFDTRKYPIEEEIKGRRSISGRASRISTSLQRSISDGVEWGNQGDEKLQNSGDGIDWESFYELEKQAQGKSYGDEIQQSYKSVKGLKDQILAGSRLASSKGYASPTRQFSQPWPSRDPINSFQERHATMQGNGQKSRLGEARGEAHNLIRKSKR; encoded by the exons atggACATGATAATTCCTGGTAAAATACGGAAACGAGGATGTTCATCATCAGCATCATCATCTTCCTCAGTAATTAACCACAACTACAGATTCAAACGTGCTATTCTTGTAGGTAAAAGGGGAGGCGGATCCACTACACCTGTACCTACTTGGAAGCTGTTAAGCTCGCGATCTCCAGCGTCGGCGATGCGGATACTTGAATCACCGAGATATCCACCCCCACCGTCGCAATCGGGGAGTAAATCGAAGCAAGCTCCGGTATCGGCGAGGAAACTAGCGGCGACGCTTTGGGAAATGAATGAGATTCCTTCGCCTAGTGTTAAGGAAATGAGTGATcatgtgaaaatgaaaaaagaggTTAAAGCAAAAGATAGGGTTTCAACTGCTAGGTCTATTCGTTCTGGTTCTTTGCCTCCTCATTTGTCTGATCCTTCACATAGCCCTCCATCAGAg agaatGGATCGATCTGGAATTGGTAATCGACATAGAAGAACACCCAGCAATTCACACAGGTTGAGGCTAACAGAACAACATCACCATGTTGGTCCTTTGGATTCTTTTAGTAATGCCAGTTTTATGGAG ATTGAAACCAGATCTCGAGCACAGACCCCTGCTTCATCTACTGTGGGAGTTAAACCGCGTTTGAAAGATGTCAGTAATGCATTGACAACATCAAAAGAGCTACTTAAAATTATAAACCGCATGTGGGGTCATGAAGACCACCCTTCTTCTAGTATGTCCCTTATATCAGCTCTCCATACTGAGCTGGAGAGGGCTCGCCTACAGGTCAATCAGCTTATCCACGAACAACGTTCAGATCAGAATGAGATAAACTATTTGATGAAGTGTTTTGCCGAAGAAAAGGCTTCTTGGAAAACAAAGGAGCGAGAAATTGTTGAGGCTGCAATTGAATCTGTTGCAGGAGAACTTGATGTAGAGCGGAAGCTAAGGAGACGGTTGGAAAGCTTGAACAAGAAGCTTGGGAGAGAACTGGCTGAGACGAAAGCATCCCTTCTTAAGGTGGTGAAAGAACTTGAAActgagaagagagagagagaaattattgaaaaagtaTGTGATGAGTTAGCAAGAGATGTTGACGAGGATAAAACCGAGATAGATAAACAAAGGAGAGTGTCAACAAAAGCTTGCCACGAGGtagagaaagaaaaggaaatgatGCAGTTAACCGATATGTTACGCGAGGAGAGAGCTCAAAAGAAACTCTCCGAAGCAAAATATCAACATGAGGAAAAGAATGCTGCTGTTGATATGCTCAGGAATCAGCTTGAAGCTTTTCTAGGCAGCAAACAAGTAAGAGAAAAAGGACGTAGTTCCACGCACTTGAACGACGAAGAAATTTCTGCATATCTGAGCAGAAGCAGATTAGTCTCCCATCATACTGAATATAAAGAAGATGATGGAGAGGTTGACAATGGTGTAGAGTGTCAAGAGGAATCCGGTGAAAGTGACCTGCATTCTATAGAGTTAAATATGgacagcaacaacaaaaactatAAGTGGACCTACCCTTCTGAAAGCAGATTTGATACAAGAAAATATCCAATTGAGGAAGAAATAAAAGGTAGGAGGTCTATCTCTGGAAGAGCTTCAAGGATAAGCACATCTCTGCAGAGGAGTATATCAGATGGAGTGGAATGGGGGAACCAAGGTGATGAGAAGCTCCAAAATTCAGGAGATGGAATAGACTGGGAAAGCTTTTATGAACTGGAGAAACAAGCTCAAGGAAAAAGTTACGGCGATGAAATACAACAAAGTTATAAATCAGTGAAAGGTTTAAAGGATCAAATATTAGCTGGTTCCAGGCTTGCATCTTCTAAAGGTTATGCTAGTCCAACCAGACAATTTTCACAACCTTGGCCGTCACGAGATCCCATAAATAGCTTCCAAGAGAGACATGCTACAATGCAGGGAAATGGTCAAAAATCAAGGTTAGGGGAAGCCAGGGGCGAGGCTCATAATTTAATAAGGAAGTCTAAAAGgtga
- the LOC25499426 gene encoding putative pentatricopeptide repeat-containing protein At5g37570 produces the protein MLSSLQQHCSSTRSSACIATLLKACKRIQHLQQVHASIIQRGLEQDQFLISNFISLANTLSISTLSYSTAVFNRVLNPSTFLWNTFIRTHCQSSFFSDTISAFIRMKAEGAVPDSYTYPSVIKACSGTCKVLVGKSVHGSVFRCGLDQDLFVGTTLVDMYGKCGEIGDARKVFDELSDRNVVSWTAMVVGYVTAGDVVEAKKVFDEMPLRNVASWNAMIRGFVKVGDLSSARGVFDSMPEKNVVSFTTMIDGYAKAGDMESSRFLFEQAAEKDVVAWSALISGYVQNGEANEALKVFLEMESMKVIPDEFVLVSLMSAASQLGDLKLAQRVDSYVDNSSIDLQQDYVISALVDMNAKCGNMERALKLFREMPKRDLVSYCSMIHGFSIHGHGEDAVNLFNRMLMEGIVPDEAAFTIVLTACSHSGLVDKGWKYFNSMEENYGISPTPDHFACMVDLLGRSGQLRDAYELIKSMHIEPNAGAWGALIGACKLHGDTELGEIVANRLFELEPQNAANYVLLSNIYAAAGRWKDVSLVRSKMKERGVCKIPGCSKL, from the coding sequence ATGCTTTCTTCACTCCAACAACATTGTTCCTCTACTCGTTCATCTGCATGCATAGCAACCCTTCTCAAAGCTTGCAAGAGAATCCAACATCTTCAACAAGTTCACGCTTCCATCATTCAAAGAGGCCTTGAACAAGACCAGTTCCTCATTTCCAATTTCATTTCACTCGCCAACACACTTTCCATTTCCACTCTCTCATATTCCACAGCGGTTTTCAACCGCGTTCTCAATCCCTCTACATTCCTCTGGAACACTTTCATTAGAACACATTGTCAAAGTAGCTTCTTTTCTGATACAATTTCCGCTTTTATTCGCATGAAAGCGGAAGGGGCTGTGCCTGATAGTTACACTTACCCTTCTGTGATTAAAGCATGTTCCGGTACGTGTAAGGTTTTGGTAGGAAAATCGGTTCATGGGTCGGTGTTTAGGTGTGGTTTGGATCAGGATTTGTTTGTGGGTACTACTTTGGTTGATATGTATGGTAAATGCGGTGAGATTGGTGATGCTCGTAAGGTGTTTGATGAATTGTCTGACAGAAATGTGGTTTCTTGGACTGCTATGGTTGTTGGGTATGTTACTGCTGGGGATGTGGTTGAGGCAAAgaaggtgtttgatgaaatgccgTTGAGGAATGTAGCTTCGTGGAATGCTATGATTCGGGGTTTTGTTAAGGTTGGGGATTTGAGTAGTGCTAGGGGTGTGTTTGATTCTATGCCGGAAAAGAATGTTGTTTCTTTTACGACGATGATTGATGGATATGCCAAGGCTGGTGATATGGAATCGTCGAGGTTCTTGTTTGAACAAGCTGCGGAGAAGGATGTTGTTGCCTGGTCTGCTTTGATATCGGGGTATGTTCAGAATGGTGAGGCTAATGAGGCGTTGAAGGTCTTTCTTGAGATGGAATCAATGAAGGTGATACCTGATGAGTTCGTATTGGTTAGTTTGATGTCGGCTGCTTCTCAGTTGGGTGACTTAAAATTGGCTCAAAGGGTTGATTCTTATGTAGACAACAGCTCTATCGATCTTCAGCAAGACTATGTGATTTCAGCACTTGTGGATATGAATGCAAAGTGTGGAAACATGGAGAGGGCGCTGAAATTGTTCCGAGAAATGCCTAAGAGAGATTTAGTCTCGTATTGTTCAATGATTCATGGGTTTTCAATTCACGGGCATGGGGAAGATGCTGTGAATCTATTTAATAGGATGCTGATGGAAGGGATAGTTCCAGATGAGGCGGCATTCACAATTGTCCTGACAGCTTGTAGTCATTCAGGGCTCGTTGATAAGGGTTGGAAATACTTCAACTCCATGGAGGAAAATTATGGCATTAGTCCTACACCTGATCACTTTGCATGTATGGTTGATCTTCTAGGTCGGTCTGGGCAATTAAGGGATGCTTATGAACTTATAAAATCAATGCATATAGAGCCTAATGCTGGTGCCTGGGGCGCACTTATTGGAGCATGTAAACTACATGGTGATACAGAGTTAGGAGAGATTGTTGCTAATCGACTTTTTGAACTCGAACCTCAAAATGCTGCTAATTACGTGCTGCTGTCTAACATCTATGCAGCAGCTGGGCGATGGAAAGATGTTTCCCTTGTGAGAAGTAAGATGAAGGAAAGAGGAGTGTGCAAGATACCTGGTTGCAGTAAACTTTAG
- the LOC25499422 gene encoding lysosomal Pro-X carboxypeptidase yields the protein MAIVFQFIIILFSLFFLMYFTFTCAHVIPKLPSSAVSPELQQRSISAQNGLYRTKFFTQILDHFNYNPQSYQTFQQRYLINDTYWGGAKKKAPIFVYMGNEGDIQWFAQNTGFMFEIAPYFNAILVFIEHRFYGKSIPFGGKKKVAYANSSTLGYLSSAQALADYATLIIDLKKNLSATESPVVVFGGSYGGMLAAWFRMKYPHVAIGALASSAPILQFDDLVSPYAFDNIITQDFRSESENCYKVIKGSWNLIEETAKKHGGLELLRKSFKICNNYIGVDALEGWLGQAWIYTAMTDYPTPTNFLSPLPAYPVRKMCEAIDSSVTGKNTLEKLYDAASIYYNYSGTSKCFDLNDHSDPHDLGGWQWQACSEMIMPEGASSKESIFPESKWSVKDRNAYCKFAYNVVPRPNWITSEFGGHNIEIVLKRSVGNIIFFNGLRDPWSGGGVLKNISKTIIAIVAKEGAHHVDLRYSTKEDPKWLKDVRKQEVKIIESWISQYHQDLATK from the exons ATGGCAATTGTATTCCAGTTCATAATTAtactattttctttattttttctaatgtaCTTTACTTTCACTTGTGCCCATGTTATACCCAAATTGCCTTCTTCAGCAGTTAGTCCAGAGTTACAGCAACGTTCTATTTCTGCTCAAAATGGCCTTTACAGAACAAAGTTTTTCACCCAAATACTTgatcatttcaattataatcCACAGAGTTatcaaacatttcaacaaaGGTATCTTATCAATGATACCTATTGGGGTGGTGCCAAAAAGAAAGCTCCAATCTTTGTCTACATGGGAAATGAAGGGGACATACAATGGTTCGCACAAAACACTGGCTTTATGTTCGAAATAGCACCCTATTTCAATGCCATTTTGGTTTTTATTGAG CATAGATTCTATGGAAAATCAATTCCATTTGGAGGCAAGAAGAAGGTTGCATATGCAAATAGCAGTACACTTGGATATCTTAGTTCTGCACAAGCTTTGGCTGATTATGCCACTCTTATCATTGACCTCAAGAAAAATTTGTCAGCAACTGAGTCCCCTGTTGTTGTGTTTGGAGGATCCTATGGAGGAA TGCTGGCTGCTTGGTTCAGGATGAAGTATCCACACGTTGCAATTGGAGCTTTAGCATCATCAGCTCCAATCCTCCAATTTGACGATTTGGTTTCACCATATGCCTTCGACAATATCATCACACAAGACTTCAgg AGTGAGAGTGAAAATTGTTACAAAGTGATAAAAGGGTCATGGAATTTGATAGAAGAAACAGCCAAAAAACATGGAGGACTAGAATTACTAAGGAAATCATTCAAAATATGCAA TAATTATATAGGAGTAGATGCTTTGGAAGGTTGGCTTGGCCAGGCTTGGATTTACACAGCCATGACAGATTATCCAACACCAACCAATTTCTTGAGTCCCTTGCCAGCATATCCAGTGAGAAAG ATGTGCGAGGCTATTGACAGCTCAGTGACGGGAAAGAATACATTAGAGAAGTTGTATGATGCTGCAAGTATATACTACAACTATAGTGGTACCTCTAAGTGTTTCGATTTAAATGATCATTCTGATCCTCATGATCTTGGAGGATGGCAGTGGCAG GCCTGTAGTGAGATGATAATGCCCGAAGGTGCAAGCAGTAAGGAAAGCATTTTCCCGGAATCTAAGTGGTCAGTCAAAGACAGAAATGCATACTGCAAATTTGCCTACAACGTAGTACCAAGACCCAACTGGATTACATCAGAATTTGGTGGCCAT AATATTGAAATAGTTCTCAAAAGATCTGTGGGAAACATcatatttttcaatggtttaagAGACCCTTGGAGTGGTGGAGG AGTGTTGAAGAATATATCAAAAACTATAATTGCTATAGTTGCTAAAGAAG GAGCTCATCATGTGGACCTAAGGTACTCAACTAAGGAAGATCCAAAATGGCTTAAAGATGTGAGGAAACAAGAAGTAAAGATTATTGAAAGTTGGATCTCCCAATACCATCAAGACCTAGCTACAAAATAG
- the LOC25499427 gene encoding secoisolariciresinol dehydrogenase codes for MASSSPAAVNGRLEGKVALITGGASRIGKRTAEIFVQKGAKVVIADIQDELGHSVAQTIGSSTCTYVHCDVTDESQIKNVVDTTVQTYGKLDIMFNNAGIGGPNNSRIIDNDKADFERVLSINVTGVFLGIKHAAQAMIPARTGSIISTPSISSYVGGAASHAYCSAKHVVVGLTKNAAVELGQFGIRVNCVSPYALATPLATQFVGCNDGELETTMNTLANLKGVILKTDDVVNAALYFASDDSRYVSGHNLLIDGGFSIVNPSFHMFQYSDS; via the exons ATGGCAAGCTCCAGCCCTGCCGCAGTCAACGGAAG ACTAGAAGGAAAAGTGGCGTTGATAACCGGTGGAGCTAGTCGAATTGGCAAACGCACTGCAGAAATTTTTGTCCAAAAAGGAGCCAAAGTAGTGATCGCTGACATCCAAGATGAACTTGGACATTCGGTTGCTCAAACCATCGGATCATCAACATGTACATATGTACATTGTGATGTCACTGATGAGagccaaataaaaaatgtcgTGGACACAACCGTACAAACATATGGAAAACTCGACATTATGTTCAACAATGCTGGCATAGGAGGGCCTAACAACTCTCGGATCATTGACAACGATAAAGCAGATTTTGAACGTGTTTTAAGCATCAACGTGACAGGTGTTTTCCTCGGCATCAAGCACGCAGCACAAGCCATGATCCCAGCTCGCACCGGTAGCATCATAAGTACTCCTAGCATAAGCTCTTATGTTGGTGGTGCTGCCTCACATGCTTATTGTAGTGCAAAGCATGTTGTGGTTGGTTTAACTAAAAATGCAGCAGTTGAACTTGGACAATTTGGGATTAGAGTTAATTGTGTGTCTCCTTATGCTCTTGCAACTCCTTTAGCAACACAATTTGTTGGATGTAATGATGGTGAGCTTGAAACTACCATGAACACGTTGGCTAATCTTAAGGGTGTGATTTTGAAAACTGATGATGTGGTAAATGCAGCACTTTATTTTGCTAGTGATGATTCGAGGTATGTGAGTGGCCATAATTTGCTCATAGATGGAGGATTCAGCATTGTTAATCCATCCTTTCACATGTTTCAGTATTCAGATTCTTGA